The proteins below come from a single Crossiella sp. CA-258035 genomic window:
- a CDS encoding LysR family transcriptional regulator: MEFRQLRSFVVLAEELHFGRAAARLGIAQPSLSQQLQQLETELATTLVHRTSRHVTLTEAGELLLRGAHRTLAEAERAVDAVHDLKAGRLGRLVIGSLGAGLNGPLPGAIRRLRQANDKVTVELRQFSDSASQERGLLDGTLDIAVLRQVAGDRAIVTQHLLTEPFLVYLPADHRFVGRAELRLAELAEETFVSWPRHLGPSFHDLVTDACHQHGFTPAIEGLGDSLVAQLALVAAGVGVCVQAMSNATLRREGTTVVPLRPSDITAQLHLAYRHWHHDTPVVDAFLACMPRLS, from the coding sequence GTGGAATTTCGTCAGTTGCGGTCCTTCGTGGTGCTGGCCGAGGAGCTGCACTTCGGCCGGGCGGCGGCCCGGCTCGGCATCGCCCAGCCCTCGCTGAGCCAGCAGCTCCAGCAGCTGGAGACCGAGCTGGCCACCACGCTGGTGCACCGGACCAGCAGGCACGTCACCCTCACCGAGGCGGGCGAGTTGCTGCTGCGCGGCGCGCACCGCACGCTGGCCGAGGCCGAGCGCGCGGTGGACGCGGTGCACGACCTGAAGGCGGGGCGACTGGGTCGTCTGGTCATCGGATCACTGGGCGCCGGGCTCAACGGCCCGCTGCCCGGCGCCATCCGGCGGCTGCGGCAGGCCAACGACAAGGTGACCGTGGAGCTGCGCCAGTTCAGCGACAGCGCCTCGCAGGAACGCGGCCTGCTGGACGGCACCCTGGACATCGCGGTGCTGCGCCAGGTCGCCGGGGACCGCGCGATCGTCACCCAGCACCTGCTGACCGAGCCGTTCCTGGTCTACCTGCCCGCCGACCACCGCTTCGTCGGCCGGGCCGAGCTGCGGCTGGCCGAGCTGGCCGAGGAGACCTTCGTCAGCTGGCCCCGCCACCTCGGCCCGTCCTTCCACGACCTGGTCACCGATGCCTGCCACCAGCACGGGTTCACCCCGGCCATCGAGGGCCTCGGCGACAGCCTGGTGGCCCAGCTCGCGCTGGTCGCCGCCGGGGTGGGCGTGTGCGTGCAGGCGATGTCGAATGCCACCCTGCGGCGCGAGGGCACCACGGTGGTTCCGTTGCGCCCCAGCGACATCACCGCGCAGCTGCACCTGGCCTACCGGCACTGGCACCACGACACCCCGGTGGTGGACGCCTTCCTGGCCTGCATGCCCCGGCTCAGCTGA
- a CDS encoding formylglycine-generating enzyme family protein, producing the protein MTMVQLPGGLFWMGAEDEDSNPVRQVRLSPFAIDAHPVTNDQFAEFAAATGHVTEAEHFGWSYVFAGFLPHSETPRVADAPWWLAVERAHWRAPEGPGSALAGRGDHPVVHVSWRDAGAYARWAGKRLPTEAEWEYAARGGLDRRRYPWGDELTPGGVHRCNIWQGEFPLHNTAEDGYRGTSPVFAFPPNGFGLYDVVGNVWEWCADRWQDGRVLRGGSHLCHRSYCDRYRVAARTRNTPDSSSGHLGFRCARDRVS; encoded by the coding sequence ATGACCATGGTCCAGCTGCCCGGCGGCCTGTTCTGGATGGGCGCTGAGGACGAGGACAGCAACCCGGTCCGCCAGGTTCGCCTGTCCCCCTTCGCCATCGACGCGCACCCGGTCACCAACGACCAGTTCGCCGAGTTCGCCGCCGCCACCGGCCACGTCACCGAGGCCGAGCACTTCGGCTGGTCCTACGTCTTCGCCGGGTTCCTGCCGCACAGCGAGACCCCGCGGGTCGCGGACGCCCCGTGGTGGCTGGCCGTCGAACGGGCGCACTGGCGCGCCCCGGAAGGACCGGGCAGCGCACTGGCCGGGCGCGGCGACCACCCCGTGGTGCACGTGTCCTGGCGGGACGCCGGGGCCTATGCCCGTTGGGCCGGTAAACGCCTGCCCACCGAGGCTGAATGGGAGTACGCGGCCCGCGGCGGGCTCGACCGCCGCCGCTACCCGTGGGGCGACGAGCTGACCCCGGGCGGCGTGCACCGCTGCAACATCTGGCAGGGCGAGTTCCCGCTGCACAACACCGCCGAGGACGGCTACCGCGGCACCTCCCCCGTGTTCGCCTTCCCGCCCAACGGTTTTGGCCTCTACGACGTGGTGGGCAACGTGTGGGAGTGGTGCGCGGACCGGTGGCAGGACGGCCGGGTCCTGCGCGGCGGCTCGCACCTGTGCCACCGCAGCTACTGCGACCGCTACCGGGTCGCCGCGCGCACCCGCAACACCCCGGACAGCAGCTCCGGCCACCTCGGTTTCCGCTGCGCCCGCGACCGGGTCAGCTGA
- a CDS encoding putative glycoside hydrolase, with protein MLSRRTLLKAGAFALAYPGPALAAERWRTVPVYGHLGKRTDFTASEIDFLVRRYSVITIEKTQGASVRQAAEQASARALNQLKEREPATKVHYYWNSAVAYPEHYAALADLPAAWTLRQTDGQPWRPIEGNSEARAYDLSNVDVRDWWVQQALNQVKRGYDGIFVDGVKRLAMGTARLARIVGEEKQQAVTAGIHKLVPALRAALPDGKVLLCNGVEHQPNAWADSGKSFLRHVDGTMLEHFGITGTRTNTAAEMAAQLGLLSTVDCEYGRFIAFCGWPDSGRPAPLSLKAGIVFPLACFLVAAGEHSYFRYGSGWQSGDGPLEPFPELERPLGPPLGPAVRDGYTYTRTFEHAHVTVDLAAVTARIDWSQPPR; from the coding sequence ATGTTGAGTCGCCGCACCCTGCTCAAGGCTGGCGCGTTCGCCCTGGCCTACCCCGGCCCGGCCCTGGCCGCGGAGCGCTGGCGGACCGTGCCGGTGTACGGCCACCTCGGCAAGCGCACCGACTTCACGGCGAGCGAGATCGACTTCCTGGTCCGGCGGTACTCGGTGATCACCATCGAGAAGACCCAGGGCGCCAGCGTGCGCCAGGCCGCGGAACAGGCCAGCGCCCGCGCGCTGAACCAGCTCAAGGAACGCGAACCGGCCACCAAGGTCCACTACTACTGGAACAGCGCGGTGGCCTACCCAGAACACTATGCGGCACTGGCGGACCTGCCAGCGGCCTGGACCTTGAGGCAGACCGATGGGCAGCCCTGGCGGCCGATCGAGGGCAACAGCGAGGCGCGGGCCTACGACCTGTCCAATGTGGACGTGCGGGACTGGTGGGTCCAGCAGGCGCTGAACCAGGTCAAGCGGGGCTATGACGGGATCTTCGTCGACGGCGTGAAGCGGCTCGCGATGGGCACCGCCCGGCTGGCGAGGATCGTCGGCGAGGAGAAGCAGCAGGCGGTCACCGCGGGCATCCACAAGCTGGTCCCCGCTCTCCGCGCGGCGCTGCCGGACGGAAAAGTGCTGCTGTGCAACGGGGTTGAGCACCAGCCGAACGCGTGGGCGGACAGCGGCAAGAGTTTCCTCCGGCACGTGGACGGCACCATGCTGGAGCACTTCGGCATCACCGGCACCAGGACCAACACCGCGGCGGAGATGGCCGCCCAGCTCGGCCTGCTGTCCACTGTGGACTGCGAGTACGGCAGGTTCATCGCCTTCTGCGGCTGGCCGGACTCCGGCCGGCCAGCCCCGCTGTCACTGAAGGCGGGGATCGTCTTCCCGCTGGCCTGTTTCCTGGTCGCCGCGGGCGAGCACTCCTACTTCCGCTACGGCAGCGGCTGGCAGTCCGGGGACGGCCCGCTGGAGCCGTTCCCTGAGCTGGAGCGGCCGCTCGGCCCGCCGCTCGGACCTGCCGTGCGCGACGGCTACACCTACACCCGCACCTTCGAGCACGCACACGTCACGGTGGACCTGGCCGCGGTGACCGCCCGGATCGACTGGAGCCAGCCGCCGAGATGA
- a CDS encoding sulfatase-like hydrolase/transferase — MPAAQRPNIVLVLADDLGYGDLGRCNGHASRTTALDQLCTEGIALAQHYSAAPVCAPARAALLTGRYPHRTGAIDTLELRGLDRLALRERTLADSLAAAGYRTGLVGKWHNGALDERYHPNRRGFAEFTGFRGGWQDYWQWRLERNGVPFAADGRHLTDVITAEAVSFLRRHRGEPFFLHVAYNAPHFPFQAPQPLVEQFSRPGRSRAVATIYAMIHQLDHGIATLREELSTLGLADNTIFLFSSDNGPQLDGEGEQSTRRHNCGLAGAKESVHEGGIRVPLLLSWPDGLPGGVRSEVFAHFTDWFPTLVALAGAPLPEGVRLDGVDLADALRGQAAADQPARFWQWNRLRPLGHCNAAMRDGRWKLVRPALDAAMGLPASELDLDADLKRHPERYPHALESALPEPPDCGEPPRPQLFDLLADPGEEHDLAARHPALVARMEAELGAWFEDVEQDRRSIRDC, encoded by the coding sequence ATGCCCGCAGCGCAGCGCCCCAACATCGTCCTGGTCCTGGCCGACGACCTCGGCTACGGCGACCTCGGCCGCTGCAACGGCCACGCCTCCCGCACCACCGCGCTGGACCAGCTGTGCACCGAGGGCATCGCGCTCGCCCAGCACTACTCGGCCGCCCCGGTGTGCGCACCCGCCAGGGCCGCCCTGCTGACCGGCCGGTACCCGCACCGCACCGGCGCGATCGACACCCTGGAACTGCGCGGCCTGGACCGGCTGGCCCTGCGCGAGCGCACCCTGGCCGACTCGCTGGCCGCCGCGGGCTACCGCACCGGGCTGGTCGGCAAGTGGCACAACGGCGCGCTGGACGAGCGCTACCACCCGAACCGGCGCGGCTTCGCCGAGTTCACCGGCTTCCGCGGCGGCTGGCAGGACTACTGGCAGTGGCGGCTGGAACGCAACGGGGTGCCCTTCGCCGCCGACGGCAGGCACCTCACCGACGTGATCACCGCCGAGGCGGTCAGCTTCCTGCGCCGCCACCGCGGCGAACCGTTCTTCCTGCACGTGGCCTACAACGCCCCGCACTTCCCGTTCCAGGCCCCGCAACCCCTCGTCGAGCAGTTCAGCCGGCCGGGCCGCAGCCGCGCGGTGGCCACCATCTACGCGATGATCCACCAGCTCGACCACGGCATCGCCACCCTGCGCGAGGAGCTGAGCACGCTCGGTCTGGCGGACAACACGATCTTCCTGTTCTCCAGCGACAACGGCCCGCAGCTCGACGGCGAGGGCGAGCAGTCCACCCGGCGGCACAACTGCGGCCTGGCCGGGGCCAAGGAGTCGGTGCACGAGGGCGGTATCCGGGTGCCCCTGCTGCTCAGCTGGCCGGACGGCCTGCCCGGCGGCGTGCGGTCGGAGGTGTTCGCGCACTTCACCGACTGGTTCCCGACCCTGGTCGCGCTGGCCGGGGCGCCGCTTCCCGAGGGCGTGCGGCTGGACGGGGTCGACCTCGCCGACGCACTGCGCGGCCAGGCCGCGGCGGACCAGCCCGCCCGGTTCTGGCAGTGGAACCGGCTGCGGCCACTGGGGCACTGCAACGCGGCCATGCGGGACGGGCGCTGGAAGCTCGTGCGGCCCGCGCTCGATGCCGCGATGGGCCTACCCGCCAGCGAACTCGACCTCGACGCCGACCTCAAACGACATCCGGAGCGGTATCCCCATGCGCTGGAGTCTGCCCTGCCCGAACCGCCCGACTGCGGCGAACCCCCGCGCCCGCAGCTGTTCGACCTGCTCGCCGACCCCGGCGAGGAACACGACCTGGCCGCCCGGCACCCCGCGCTGGTCGCCCGGATGGAAGCCGAGCTCGGCGCCTGGTTCGAGGACGTGGAACAAGACCGGAGGTCCATTCGTGACTGCTGA
- a CDS encoding MFS transporter, whose amino-acid sequence MLFVIGSLVSALAVTPLMLIAGRAIVGLGIGADLPVSTTLIAESAPAHRRGALTGLMQVFWFAGAAASGLAGLGLYALFGADSWRWMLGSAIVLAVVVLIMRRRIPESTSWVAAQRPAAATRPLRTLLSPGIRAALVFSCLFWFLVTVRGAGYNLYTPTFLNEIGLSGVTVSLWLSTAVNVVNTLAALAGVRYLDRIGRRPIILWCWAIPTVLTFALAAISDGEATTMFVMIMVSALPLQVLAMALFALSVEPFPTLVRGTAQSLSSASGKAGGFLAVLAFPPLLAVLGWRDMTLLLAAVMTAGLVLGLLLKIPETRNRSLESIEAELTRRQP is encoded by the coding sequence GTGCTGTTCGTGATCGGCTCGCTGGTCTCCGCGCTGGCGGTCACCCCGCTGATGCTCATCGCCGGTCGCGCGATCGTCGGCCTGGGCATCGGGGCGGACCTGCCGGTCAGCACCACGCTGATCGCCGAGTCCGCGCCCGCGCACCGGCGGGGCGCGCTGACCGGGCTGATGCAGGTGTTCTGGTTCGCCGGGGCCGCGGCCTCCGGACTGGCCGGGCTCGGCCTGTACGCCCTGTTCGGCGCGGACTCCTGGCGGTGGATGCTGGGCAGCGCGATCGTGCTCGCCGTGGTGGTGCTGATCATGCGGCGGCGCATCCCGGAGAGCACCTCCTGGGTCGCCGCCCAGCGACCCGCCGCGGCGACGCGCCCCCTGCGCACCCTGCTCTCGCCGGGCATCCGGGCCGCGCTGGTGTTCTCCTGCCTGTTCTGGTTCCTGGTCACCGTCCGCGGCGCGGGCTACAACCTCTACACACCAACGTTCCTCAACGAGATCGGCCTGTCCGGGGTGACCGTCTCGCTGTGGCTGAGCACCGCGGTCAACGTGGTCAACACGCTGGCCGCGCTGGCCGGGGTGCGCTACCTGGACCGGATCGGCCGGCGCCCGATCATCCTGTGGTGCTGGGCGATCCCCACCGTGCTGACCTTCGCGCTGGCCGCGATCAGCGACGGTGAGGCCACCACCATGTTCGTCATGATCATGGTGTCCGCGCTGCCGTTGCAGGTGCTGGCGATGGCGCTGTTCGCGCTGTCGGTGGAGCCGTTCCCGACCCTGGTGCGCGGCACCGCGCAGAGCCTGTCCTCGGCCAGCGGCAAGGCGGGCGGCTTCCTCGCGGTGCTGGCCTTCCCGCCGCTGCTGGCCGTGCTCGGCTGGCGGGACATGACCCTGCTGCTGGCCGCCGTGATGACCGCGGGCCTGGTCCTCGGCCTGCTGCTCAAGATCCCGGAAACCCGCAACCGCAGCCTTGAGTCCATCGAGGCCGAACTGACCAGGAGACAACCATGA
- a CDS encoding alpha-L-fucosidase, translating into MSRSPHRWSAAALALAAVLAVLSAPAQARPAAQPGPGANFVVDDPFTSLRARWWRTDRFGLFLHLGAYTQFEGVHTFPDGSTCEPDHAEHIWNKCGLSTAVYEEHARRFNPAGFDADAIMRLAKAAGQRYVVFTAKHHDGYAMWPTKVNTFNLREMSAFDRTRDLIAELKQATERHGLDLALYYGAWDLHDPDYADLATRPRYLERMKAQLKELVTGYRPKMLWLDGSGRSNSGWTEQDGLVIEPYLRELDPKLLINNRARGTQSYLDGDFTTPENTLPDRPVTGVPAETCMSINGTWGYSKNDTDFKPAAELTQHLLTATSQGGNYLLNIGPDANGRIPAAAAARLTEVGQWIQGKGHSRAIYGAGGTGLVAKPAWGTVTRAENLLYAAVRDWPAAGSPLELTKAAPFSVTSARVLGSAQAVTVADTGDRLRITPTGKQTNPIATVVELTIEQPATSQPGDGTGLTAEFWTNPTLEGAPAVTRIDPAINYDWRLLGSPAPEIPAGAYSARWSGTITVPATATYEFIAVSPDAVRLTVNGTELIGAQTGFEKSYKQTVPNSYVRLGRIHLNAGTAHRITLVHRQDSGIAAMKLLWASPYLDQQVIPAGWLKPRG; encoded by the coding sequence ATGAGCAGGAGCCCGCACCGGTGGTCAGCGGCCGCACTGGCCCTGGCCGCCGTCCTCGCCGTGCTCAGCGCCCCCGCGCAGGCCCGTCCGGCCGCGCAACCGGGGCCAGGCGCCAACTTCGTGGTCGACGACCCGTTCACCTCGCTGCGCGCCCGGTGGTGGCGGACCGACCGCTTCGGTCTGTTCCTGCACCTGGGCGCCTACACCCAGTTCGAGGGCGTGCACACCTTCCCCGACGGCAGCACCTGCGAACCCGACCACGCCGAGCACATCTGGAACAAGTGCGGCCTGTCCACCGCGGTCTACGAGGAACACGCCCGCAGGTTCAACCCGGCCGGATTCGACGCGGACGCGATAATGCGGCTGGCCAAGGCGGCCGGGCAGCGCTACGTGGTCTTCACCGCCAAGCACCACGACGGCTACGCGATGTGGCCCACCAAGGTGAACACCTTCAACCTGCGCGAGATGTCCGCCTTCGACCGCACCCGCGACCTGATCGCCGAGCTCAAGCAGGCCACCGAGAGGCACGGCCTGGACCTGGCCCTGTACTACGGCGCTTGGGACCTGCACGACCCCGACTACGCCGACCTGGCCACCAGGCCGCGTTACCTCGAGCGGATGAAGGCCCAGCTCAAGGAGCTCGTCACCGGCTACCGGCCCAAGATGCTCTGGCTGGACGGCTCGGGCCGCAGCAACTCCGGCTGGACCGAACAGGACGGCCTGGTCATCGAACCCTACCTGCGCGAGCTGGACCCCAAGCTGCTCATCAACAACCGCGCCCGCGGCACCCAGTCCTATTTGGACGGTGACTTCACCACCCCGGAGAACACCCTGCCGGACCGGCCGGTCACCGGCGTCCCCGCCGAGACCTGCATGTCCATCAACGGAACCTGGGGCTACTCGAAGAACGACACCGACTTCAAGCCCGCCGCTGAGCTGACCCAGCACCTGCTCACCGCGACCAGCCAGGGCGGCAACTACCTGCTCAACATCGGCCCCGACGCCAACGGCCGCATCCCGGCGGCCGCGGCCGCCCGGCTCACCGAGGTGGGCCAGTGGATCCAGGGCAAGGGCCACAGCAGGGCGATCTACGGCGCGGGCGGCACCGGACTGGTCGCCAAGCCCGCCTGGGGCACGGTCACCCGCGCGGAGAACCTGCTCTACGCCGCCGTCCGGGACTGGCCCGCCGCGGGCAGTCCACTCGAACTGACCAAGGCCGCGCCGTTCTCGGTCACCAGCGCCAGGGTCCTCGGCAGCGCGCAGGCGGTCACCGTTGCGGACACCGGTGACCGCCTGCGGATCACGCCCACCGGCAAGCAGACCAACCCCATCGCCACGGTCGTCGAACTCACCATCGAACAGCCAGCCACCAGCCAGCCCGGTGACGGCACCGGTCTCACCGCCGAGTTCTGGACGAACCCCACCCTCGAAGGCGCCCCCGCGGTCACCCGCATCGACCCGGCGATCAACTACGACTGGCGACTGCTCGGCTCACCCGCGCCGGAGATCCCGGCTGGCGCGTACTCCGCCCGCTGGAGCGGCACCATCACGGTGCCTGCCACCGCGACCTACGAGTTCATCGCGGTCTCCCCGGACGCGGTCCGCCTGACCGTCAACGGCACCGAGCTGATCGGCGCGCAGACCGGGTTCGAGAAGAGCTACAAGCAGACCGTGCCCAACTCCTACGTCCGCCTGGGCCGCATCCACCTGAACGCCGGGACCGCGCACCGGATCACCCTGGTGCACCGGCAGGACAGCGGCATCGCGGCGATGAAACTGTTGTGGGCCAGTCCTTACCTCGACCAGCAGGTCATCCCGGCGGGCTGGCTCAAGCCGAGGGGATGA
- a CDS encoding NAD-dependent succinate-semialdehyde dehydrogenase has protein sequence MYTVTNPATGEVLEQVPNATDEEVRADIERVHRGFAHWRLRPVQERAAIVLRAAELFAERAGELAEIMTLEMGKRISEGRGEIGVVADIFTYYGEQGPALVADEPLTIRGGQAVITKEPLGALLGVMPWNFPCYQVARFVAPNLVLGNTILLKHASICPRSARAIEQVLRDAGVPEDVYVNTLASSRQVPSILADPRIQGVSLTGSEAAGISVAAEAGRNLKKAVLELGGSDPLIVLDTNDLDATVQATATARMRNCGQSCNAPKRMIVMADLYEDFVDRMTKRVAEFYLPGDPADPATKLPPLASVAAAEEVAEQVERAVRQGATLRTGGRRVHGPGAYLEATVLTDVTPEMDAYREEIFGPVVLVFKAETEEEAIAIANDSPFGLGASVWGTDPERLRRVAARIEAGMVYLNSAGGSQADLPFGGIKRSGMGRELGPAGIEEFMNKKSIRL, from the coding sequence ATGTACACGGTCACCAACCCGGCTACGGGCGAAGTGCTCGAGCAGGTCCCGAACGCGACGGACGAGGAGGTGCGCGCGGACATCGAGCGGGTTCACCGCGGCTTCGCGCACTGGCGGCTCCGGCCGGTGCAGGAGCGAGCCGCGATCGTGCTGCGGGCGGCGGAGCTGTTCGCCGAGCGGGCAGGCGAACTGGCCGAGATCATGACGCTGGAGATGGGCAAGCGGATCAGCGAGGGCCGCGGCGAGATCGGCGTGGTCGCCGACATCTTCACCTACTACGGCGAGCAGGGTCCCGCGCTCGTCGCCGATGAGCCGCTGACCATCCGGGGCGGCCAGGCGGTCATCACCAAGGAGCCGCTGGGCGCGCTGCTGGGTGTCATGCCGTGGAACTTCCCCTGTTACCAGGTGGCCCGGTTCGTCGCGCCGAACCTGGTGCTGGGCAACACCATCCTGCTCAAGCACGCCTCCATCTGCCCGCGGTCGGCCCGGGCCATCGAGCAGGTCCTGCGGGACGCGGGCGTTCCGGAGGACGTGTACGTCAACACCCTGGCATCCAGCAGGCAGGTGCCCTCGATCCTGGCCGACCCGCGGATCCAGGGCGTGTCCCTGACCGGCAGCGAGGCGGCGGGCATCTCGGTGGCCGCGGAGGCAGGCCGGAACCTGAAGAAGGCGGTGCTGGAGCTGGGTGGCTCCGACCCGCTGATCGTGCTGGACACCAACGACCTGGACGCGACCGTGCAGGCCACCGCCACGGCCCGGATGCGCAACTGCGGCCAGTCCTGCAACGCGCCCAAGCGCATGATCGTCATGGCCGACCTCTACGAGGACTTCGTGGACCGGATGACCAAGCGGGTGGCCGAGTTCTACCTGCCGGGTGATCCGGCGGACCCGGCCACGAAGCTGCCGCCGCTGGCCTCGGTGGCCGCGGCGGAGGAGGTGGCCGAGCAGGTCGAGCGGGCGGTCCGGCAGGGCGCCACGCTGCGCACCGGCGGCCGCCGGGTGCACGGGCCGGGCGCTTACCTGGAGGCGACCGTGCTGACCGATGTCACGCCGGAGATGGACGCCTACCGGGAGGAGATCTTCGGCCCGGTGGTGCTGGTGTTCAAGGCCGAGACCGAGGAGGAGGCGATCGCGATCGCCAACGACTCGCCGTTCGGCCTCGGCGCGAGTGTGTGGGGCACCGATCCGGAGCGGTTGCGCCGGGTGGCCGCGCGGATCGAGGCCGGCATGGTCTACCTCAACAGCGCCGGGGGTTCGCAGGCGGACCTGCCCTTCGGCGGTATCAAACGATCCGGCATGGGCCGCGAGCTGGGCCCGGCCGGGATCGAGGAGTTCATGAACAAGAAGTCCATCCGGCTGTAG
- a CDS encoding aminoglycoside phosphotransferase family protein, producing MTTVPPPSARFDQVRAAAGLRPAAPPRRILSHSNDTWAVRDERLGEVVLRVSWRGDTARIGREVAVAAQLPAEIRYPEVLGHGVTGELAYSLTRLAPGRSLAECWPALPVGQRRSAVSQLATMLHALHRWTSPPELTELLLARPYQPPDRITALLGADLTPLPADRAVELAQHAADQPGQDPGLLRAAAELLVQLAPADRSVDDPAAHGLIHGDLQLGNLLWSEPGELTMLDFEWTRFGPPLLDLQRLCDHADTDALTGVDTHPTVLRWLESDYPAAFTGPLAAARLRLYGLAYTVRDLLVNPPDQARQSRLRRLVENTWPAPGALPDSLTR from the coding sequence GTGACCACCGTCCCGCCGCCCTCAGCCCGGTTCGACCAGGTGCGCGCCGCCGCCGGGCTGCGACCGGCCGCCCCGCCCCGGCGCATCCTCAGCCACTCCAACGACACCTGGGCGGTCCGGGACGAACGGCTCGGCGAGGTGGTGCTGCGGGTGTCCTGGCGCGGCGACACCGCCCGGATCGGCCGCGAGGTCGCGGTGGCCGCCCAGTTGCCGGCCGAGATCCGCTACCCGGAGGTCCTCGGCCACGGCGTGACCGGCGAGCTGGCCTACTCCCTGACCCGCCTGGCACCGGGACGGTCACTCGCCGAGTGCTGGCCCGCCCTGCCGGTCGGTCAGCGACGATCCGCGGTGTCCCAGCTGGCCACCATGCTGCACGCGTTGCACCGGTGGACCTCACCACCGGAGCTCACCGAGCTGCTGCTGGCCCGCCCCTACCAGCCACCTGACCGGATCACCGCCCTGCTCGGCGCGGACCTCACCCCACTCCCGGCCGACCGGGCGGTAGAACTCGCCCAGCACGCCGCTGACCAGCCAGGACAAGACCCCGGCCTGCTCCGCGCCGCCGCCGAACTGCTGGTCCAGCTGGCCCCCGCCGACCGGTCGGTGGACGACCCGGCCGCGCACGGCCTGATCCACGGCGACCTCCAGCTGGGCAACCTGCTCTGGTCCGAACCGGGTGAGCTGACCATGCTGGACTTCGAGTGGACCCGCTTCGGCCCGCCCCTGCTGGACCTGCAGCGGCTCTGCGACCACGCCGACACCGACGCGCTGACCGGCGTCGACACCCACCCGACCGTGCTGCGCTGGCTGGAGTCGGACTACCCGGCGGCCTTCACCGGCCCGCTCGCCGCCGCCCGGCTGCGGCTGTACGGGTTGGCCTACACCGTCCGCGACCTCCTGGTGAACCCACCGGACCAGGCCCGGCAGTCCCGGCTCCGGCGGTTGGTGGAGAACACCTGGCCCGCGCCGGGCGCGCTGCCCGACTCGTTGACCCGTTGA